In one Paraburkholderia megapolitana genomic region, the following are encoded:
- a CDS encoding aldehyde dehydrogenase: MQNISMLINGERVQARNGATFERRNPLDGEVATRAPAATVDDALAAVDAAAAAFPAWSASGPSERRALLMKAAHAIEARSDAFAAAMAAETGASGIWAGFNVHLAAGGLIEAAALTTQIAGELIPSDVPGSLAMGVRQPAGVVLGMAPWNAPVILAVRAIALPLACGNTVVLKGSEVCPATHGLIVEALQEAGLPPGVVNFVTNAPADAAAVVEAMIAHPKVRRVNFTGSTHVGRIIAQSCARHLKPAVLELGGKAPLVVLDDADLDAAVAAAAFGAFANSGQICMSTERIIVDRRIADAFVDRLAAKARSLPLGDPRQGPVVLGSVVDMRTVERCNALIDDALAKGATLVCGGKADSTLMPATLLDHVTREMKIYTEESFGPVKGIVRVDGEEAALACANDNEYGLSAAVFSRDIARAMNVARRIESGICHVNGPTVHDEAQMPFGGVKSSGFGRFGGRAGIAEFTDLRWITVQTTPRHYPF, translated from the coding sequence ATGCAAAACATCTCGATGTTGATCAACGGCGAACGCGTGCAGGCGCGCAACGGCGCGACCTTCGAGCGCCGTAATCCACTCGATGGCGAAGTCGCCACGCGTGCGCCGGCAGCCACCGTCGACGACGCGCTCGCCGCAGTCGATGCTGCCGCAGCCGCGTTCCCTGCATGGTCCGCCAGCGGCCCCAGCGAGCGCCGCGCGCTGCTGATGAAAGCCGCGCACGCGATCGAAGCACGCAGCGACGCCTTCGCCGCCGCGATGGCGGCAGAAACCGGTGCGTCCGGCATCTGGGCCGGATTCAACGTACACCTTGCCGCGGGCGGCCTGATCGAAGCCGCCGCACTGACGACGCAGATCGCAGGCGAGCTGATTCCCTCTGATGTACCCGGCAGTCTCGCGATGGGCGTGCGTCAGCCCGCTGGCGTTGTACTCGGTATGGCGCCGTGGAATGCGCCGGTAATCCTCGCGGTGCGCGCGATCGCGTTACCGCTCGCATGCGGCAATACGGTCGTGTTGAAGGGCTCGGAAGTGTGTCCTGCCACGCACGGATTGATCGTAGAGGCGTTGCAGGAAGCGGGCTTGCCGCCCGGCGTGGTGAACTTCGTGACGAACGCACCCGCCGATGCGGCTGCGGTAGTCGAAGCGATGATCGCGCATCCGAAAGTGCGGCGCGTCAACTTCACAGGCTCGACTCACGTCGGCAGGATCATCGCGCAGAGTTGCGCGCGTCATCTGAAACCGGCTGTACTCGAACTGGGCGGCAAGGCGCCGCTCGTCGTGCTCGACGATGCGGACCTCGACGCCGCCGTCGCAGCGGCTGCGTTCGGCGCGTTCGCCAATTCAGGCCAGATCTGTATGTCGACCGAACGGATCATCGTCGACCGGCGTATCGCCGATGCGTTCGTCGACCGGCTCGCAGCGAAAGCGCGCAGCCTGCCGCTCGGCGATCCACGTCAGGGGCCGGTCGTGCTGGGCTCGGTGGTCGATATGCGGACAGTCGAACGTTGCAACGCATTGATCGACGATGCGCTCGCGAAAGGCGCAACGCTCGTGTGCGGCGGCAAGGCAGACAGCACGTTGATGCCGGCCACGTTGCTCGATCACGTCACGCGCGAGATGAAGATCTACACCGAGGAATCGTTTGGTCCGGTGAAGGGCATCGTGCGCGTCGACGGCGAAGAAGCGGCGCTTGCATGCGCGAACGACAACGAATACGGTTTGTCGGCGGCGGTATTCAGCCGCGATATTGCTCGTGCGATGAATGTTGCGCGGCGTATCGAATCGGGTATCTGCCATGTGAACGGCCCGACCGTGCACGACGAAGCGCAGATGCCGTTCGGCGGCGTGAAGAGCAGTGGGTTCGGGCGCTTCGGCGGTCGGGCCGGGATTGCCGAATTCACCGATCTGCGCTGGATCACGGTGCAGACTACGCCGCGGCACTATCCGTTCTGA
- the mdlC gene encoding benzoylformate decarboxylase: MTRSAPHPDLPNTRRDAPFTVRDAVIDLLRRVGMTSIFANPGSTELPLFRDFPADFRYVLGLQEAVVVGMADGFAQASANASFVNLHSAAGVGNAMGNIFTAFRNRTPMVITAGQQARSILPFDPFLASTQATELPKPYVKWSIEPARAEDVPLAIARAYHVAMQEPRGPVLVSIPVDDWDRPAEPVPSRIVSTATRPDPELLERIGAALDACERPAFVIGGAIDRAGAWDDVVRLAERHRARVYVAPMSGRCAFPEDHRLFAGFLPAMREQIVELLGGHDLIFVIGAPAFVYHVEGYGPHVPDGASLYQLIDDPGVAAWTPVGTAVVGNIRLGVVDLLARPAPKLRALPAPRERPPRALPPVSSAPSERMSVAFALQTLAELRDAADIVVEEAPSSRAAMQSYLPITRSGTFFTMDSGGLGYGMPAAVGIALAKRGTRVIALIGDGSSMYSIQALYSAVQLKLPITFVILNNARYAALQEFAPVFGFAATDPVQGTALPGIDFVALAAGMGCPGVRANDAGTLRDMLRDALEARAPRLVEVIVA, encoded by the coding sequence ATGACCCGCAGCGCGCCTCATCCCGATCTCCCGAACACCCGTCGCGACGCACCCTTCACGGTGCGCGACGCCGTGATCGACCTGCTGCGCAGAGTCGGCATGACATCGATCTTCGCCAACCCCGGCTCGACCGAGCTACCGCTGTTTCGCGATTTCCCCGCCGATTTCCGCTACGTGCTGGGCCTTCAGGAAGCGGTCGTGGTCGGCATGGCCGATGGCTTTGCCCAAGCCAGTGCGAACGCGTCGTTCGTCAATCTGCATTCGGCGGCGGGCGTCGGCAATGCCATGGGCAACATCTTCACCGCCTTTCGCAACCGCACGCCGATGGTGATCACCGCCGGCCAGCAGGCGCGTTCGATCCTGCCGTTCGATCCGTTTCTCGCGTCGACGCAGGCCACCGAACTGCCGAAGCCCTATGTGAAATGGAGCATCGAACCGGCGCGCGCGGAAGACGTGCCGCTCGCGATCGCGCGTGCGTACCATGTTGCGATGCAGGAGCCGCGCGGGCCGGTGCTCGTATCGATTCCCGTCGACGACTGGGATCGTCCCGCCGAGCCCGTGCCGTCGCGCATCGTCAGTACCGCAACGCGCCCCGATCCTGAACTGCTCGAGCGGATCGGCGCGGCACTCGATGCGTGCGAGCGTCCCGCGTTCGTGATCGGCGGTGCGATCGATCGCGCCGGCGCGTGGGATGACGTCGTGCGCCTCGCGGAGCGTCATCGGGCGCGCGTCTACGTCGCGCCGATGTCGGGGCGCTGCGCTTTCCCGGAGGATCACCGGTTGTTCGCCGGTTTCCTGCCGGCCATGCGCGAACAGATCGTCGAATTGCTCGGCGGTCACGATCTGATCTTCGTGATCGGCGCGCCGGCTTTCGTCTATCACGTCGAAGGTTACGGCCCGCACGTGCCGGACGGTGCTTCGCTCTATCAACTGATCGACGATCCTGGCGTCGCTGCGTGGACACCGGTCGGCACGGCTGTGGTCGGCAATATCCGGCTCGGCGTGGTCGATCTGCTGGCGCGTCCCGCACCGAAGCTGCGCGCGTTGCCTGCGCCGCGCGAGCGACCGCCGCGCGCGCTGCCGCCGGTGTCATCGGCGCCGTCGGAGCGGATGTCGGTGGCGTTCGCCTTGCAGACGCTTGCCGAACTGCGCGATGCCGCCGACATCGTCGTCGAAGAAGCGCCCAGCTCGCGCGCGGCGATGCAAAGCTATCTACCGATCACGCGCAGCGGCACGTTCTTCACGATGGACAGCGGCGGCCTCGGCTACGGCATGCCGGCCGCCGTCGGCATCGCACTGGCGAAACGCGGCACCCGCGTCATCGCGCTGATCGGCGACGGTTCCAGCATGTATTCGATCCAGGCGTTGTACAGTGCCGTACAGCTGAAGCTACCGATCACGTTCGTGATTCTGAACAACGCGCGCTATGCTGCGCTTCAGGAATTCGCGCCGGTGTTTGGCTTCGCAGCAACCGATCCGGTGCAGGGCACCGCACTTCCGGGCATCGATTTCGTCGCGCTTGCCGCGGGCATGGGTTGTCCTGGCGTGCGAGCGAACGATGCCGGGACGTTGCGCGACATGTTGCGCGATGCACTGGAAGCACGTGCTCCGCGACTCGTCGAGGTGATAGTCGCGTAA
- a CDS encoding LysR family transcriptional regulator: protein MNFSFPQLQAFTTIISSGSLGRAADALHITQPALSRTIKKLETELGAALFERHSKGMRLTAIGEALLPHATLLLREAESAHEEIDAMRGLAKGTIRVGAVASIATLVLPLAVSSVLARWPNLRVEIVEGVWDRLADSLMKHEIDLVLSMAVPDTSEIVAISSCRWEDTSHVVAALDHPLRRKADLCLADTLDQQWCAPPRGTGPFEHMQQVFAEHGLGMPAIAVETRSITVLKSLVTRAGFLSWMAAPMYDTESAAGVFDTLPVPGLVGRRTLTAFRRRQGILPSPALKLLEQLNTIVPEYNQP, encoded by the coding sequence ATGAACTTCAGTTTTCCGCAACTTCAGGCGTTCACGACGATCATTTCGAGCGGCAGTCTCGGCCGCGCCGCGGACGCGCTCCACATCACCCAACCCGCCCTCAGTCGTACGATCAAGAAACTCGAGACGGAGCTCGGCGCCGCGTTATTCGAACGTCATTCGAAAGGCATGCGCTTGACCGCGATCGGCGAAGCGCTGCTGCCGCACGCAACGTTGCTGCTGCGCGAAGCCGAAAGCGCTCACGAGGAAATCGACGCGATGCGCGGCCTCGCGAAGGGGACGATCCGCGTCGGCGCCGTGGCGAGCATCGCCACACTCGTGCTGCCGCTCGCGGTGAGCAGCGTACTTGCGCGCTGGCCGAATCTGCGTGTGGAGATCGTCGAAGGTGTTTGGGACCGGTTGGCCGATAGCCTGATGAAGCACGAGATCGATCTCGTGCTCAGCATGGCTGTGCCCGACACCAGCGAGATCGTCGCGATCTCCAGTTGCCGCTGGGAAGACACGAGCCATGTGGTTGCCGCGCTCGATCATCCGTTGCGCCGCAAAGCGGATTTATGTCTCGCCGATACGCTCGATCAGCAATGGTGTGCGCCGCCGCGCGGCACAGGTCCGTTCGAGCATATGCAGCAGGTATTCGCCGAACATGGACTGGGCATGCCCGCTATCGCGGTCGAAACGCGTTCGATCACGGTGCTGAAGAGTCTCGTCACGCGAGCCGGTTTTCTGAGCTGGATGGCCGCGCCGATGTACGACACGGAAAGCGCCGCGGGCGTGTTCGATACGCTGCCGGTTCCGGGGCTGGTCGGGCGGCGCACGTTGACGGCGTTTCGCAGACGCCAAGGGATTCTGCCGAGTCCGGCTTTGAAGTTGCTGGAACAACTCAATACGATCGTGCCGGAATACAACCAGCCTTAG
- a CDS encoding DUF3597 domain-containing protein, which yields MSIFGEIVSKLFGKAKPDQPAPAAEPTPDPAAAQAAAPDAAPAPAPLADVDVAAVMDQAVVDSGQTLNWRTSIVDTMKALGVDSSLEHRKQLAQELKYDGDTNDSASMNIWLHKQVMQALAANGGKLPADLAG from the coding sequence ATGAGCATCTTTGGCGAAATCGTGAGCAAGCTGTTCGGCAAGGCGAAGCCGGATCAACCCGCGCCGGCGGCCGAACCTACTCCGGACCCGGCCGCAGCGCAGGCCGCTGCCCCGGATGCCGCGCCGGCTCCCGCGCCGCTGGCCGACGTCGATGTCGCAGCCGTGATGGACCAGGCGGTTGTGGATAGCGGTCAAACGCTGAACTGGCGCACATCGATCGTCGATACGATGAAGGCGCTCGGTGTCGACAGCAGCCTCGAACACCGCAAGCAGCTTGCCCAGGAACTCAAGTACGACGGCGACACGAACGATTCAGCGAGCATGAACATCTGGTTGCACAAGCAGGTCATGCAGGCGCTGGCAGCAAACGGCGGCAAGTTGCCGGCGGATCTGGCGGGCTGA
- a CDS encoding Lrp/AsnC family transcriptional regulator: protein MNIRGCHSCVERLKLKKLGLGVLAFVRLSVADHSEPVLTKIETRLAAHQNVLSCHKVSGDTDYLVQIVAKDLDEYSRFFTSIFSDLPGIVTLHSNLSLQEVKATSQLPIY, encoded by the coding sequence GTGAACATCCGTGGTTGTCATAGCTGTGTTGAACGGCTCAAGCTTAAAAAACTGGGACTCGGGGTCCTCGCTTTCGTCCGTCTGAGCGTCGCAGATCACTCCGAACCAGTGCTGACCAAAATCGAGACGCGCCTTGCCGCACATCAGAATGTTCTTAGTTGCCACAAAGTTTCTGGCGATACCGACTATCTCGTCCAGATCGTCGCTAAGGACCTCGACGAATATAGTCGATTCTTCACGAGCATATTCTCGGACCTACCGGGAATTGTGACCCTGCACTCAAATCTCTCTCTTCAGGAGGTGAAGGCGACCTCTCAATTGCCTATCTACTAG
- a CDS encoding LysO family transporter — protein MQTLAMAVLPILLALVAGYITGRFINSRIRNSLIRLITPLVWLLLLSIGYQFGDVLGRATEVTHAVAVALLLATLTTIFPWLFIALAHRLDETTPRFSSPGGGTFNAVLKPLKECTIALLMVATGVLLSFVEIPAHLSNMPLPSTDQLLYALIWLIGVDLVGLSVNSKWLSLRVLSIPVLVILGSLTGGAIASAVGGPSLAVALGLSSGFGWFTLSGVLVAGYLGNTYGTIALLTDLFRELLAIVLLYSPGARFSESCIGASGATALDSTLPIIKQTCRAADIPTALVSGLILTLIAPFLITLFLMK, from the coding sequence ATGCAAACGCTCGCAATGGCGGTTCTTCCAATACTCCTCGCTCTGGTAGCAGGCTATATCACTGGACGCTTTATCAACTCGAGAATACGGAACAGCCTGATCCGGTTGATCACTCCACTGGTGTGGCTCCTCCTGCTTTCGATCGGATATCAGTTCGGCGATGTGCTTGGACGAGCAACGGAGGTGACACACGCTGTAGCAGTTGCACTCCTGCTTGCTACGCTAACGACGATTTTTCCCTGGCTGTTCATCGCGCTGGCACACCGTCTCGACGAGACGACCCCGCGGTTTTCGAGTCCTGGCGGCGGAACATTCAACGCTGTTCTGAAACCGCTTAAGGAGTGCACGATAGCGCTTCTCATGGTCGCGACGGGCGTCTTGCTCAGCTTCGTAGAAATACCCGCGCACCTGTCGAACATGCCTCTCCCGTCGACCGATCAACTTCTGTATGCATTGATCTGGCTGATAGGCGTCGATCTCGTAGGTCTCTCTGTCAACAGTAAATGGCTCTCCCTGCGAGTGCTCTCGATCCCCGTTCTTGTGATACTCGGTTCGCTGACCGGTGGTGCAATCGCTTCGGCAGTGGGCGGTCCATCACTGGCAGTAGCGCTCGGACTCTCAAGCGGCTTCGGATGGTTCACGCTGTCCGGCGTGCTGGTAGCCGGTTATCTCGGGAACACGTACGGCACGATAGCGTTACTCACCGACCTGTTCCGCGAGTTGCTTGCAATCGTTCTCCTGTACAGCCCGGGCGCGCGATTTTCAGAATCATGTATTGGAGCGAGCGGTGCGACAGCGCTGGATTCGACGCTCCCCATCATCAAGCAGACCTGCAGGGCTGCGGATATCCCCACGGCGCTAGTCAGCGGTCTTATTCTGACCTTGATTGCGCCGTTTCTGATCACTCTGTTTCTGATGAAGTGA
- a CDS encoding EF-hand domain-containing protein, with amino-acid sequence MKKALYLTVFALAAIAGTAQASDVTQPSTRVVRHGVDGPFFPANRPVTPAPAASTGDTLQAQAMARLKTNFDAAAATGNGSLTQQQAQKSRLGYIANNFNQIDVNKTGKVTFDDVKRYLQSQP; translated from the coding sequence ATGAAAAAGGCACTTTATCTGACGGTATTTGCGCTTGCTGCAATCGCCGGCACGGCTCAGGCCAGCGATGTGACCCAACCGTCTACCCGCGTTGTCAGACACGGTGTGGACGGCCCGTTCTTTCCGGCCAACAGGCCAGTCACACCGGCACCGGCGGCATCGACGGGCGATACGCTGCAGGCTCAGGCAATGGCGCGTCTGAAAACGAATTTCGATGCGGCCGCTGCTACCGGCAACGGTTCGCTGACGCAGCAACAGGCGCAGAAGAGTCGCTTGGGTTATATCGCCAATAACTTCAACCAGATCGACGTCAACAAGACGGGCAAGGTTACTTTCGACGATGTGAAGCGTTATCTGCAGTCGCAGCCGTAA
- a CDS encoding S10 family serine carboxypeptidase-like protein encodes MRTVAPALTLAAGVCGIVLAPPAAYAFPPDQPYVDNTAYAFGATDGLAASAVNEKAGVAYHQLTYKDSGRRVDYTTTTGHLTAMDANGNPEASMFYVAYIAKNRGPFPRPVTFFYNGGPGSSSIWLRLGSFAPSRVATPDPYTTGWPNFPLVDNEESLIDTTDMVFIDPPGTGFSEAVLPNSNQTFWGVDQDAGVMRDFILRYLAVNPRPNSPIYLYGESYGTPRTDVLAPLLQQAGVKLTGIVLQSCILDYNDQYPSTSDLQRATDYTVSLLPGYAEVAAFFGLVTPPPPFGVQVTPPLPWLRNFAQMMRDFSTRDYAQFLPYGPTFLGLANPPVFPTPAVYTQLSAESTVNVSALTAYLGPNPLNTALVPGYTIGSYDGRVSAANNSPIIASDSDPSDALMSTPFPIILNQQLPNYLKYTAPNTTYVTLSDTANENWDFSHGGLAEPDTIPDLLAALTLNPHLKVLVENGYHDLVTPFFMTEKDLGRLKSVKGIHPDIQVTHYAGGHMIYLEDTSRPHMKRDLVSYYYGFPIEGAMRFHQLPKPWSDQPPAGTP; translated from the coding sequence ATGCGCACGGTAGCGCCGGCGCTGACGCTGGCTGCCGGTGTGTGCGGGATAGTGCTCGCGCCGCCCGCGGCCTATGCTTTTCCGCCCGATCAACCGTACGTGGATAACACCGCTTACGCATTCGGCGCCACCGATGGTCTGGCGGCATCGGCCGTGAACGAAAAGGCCGGCGTGGCTTATCACCAGTTGACCTATAAGGACAGCGGCAGGCGGGTCGACTACACCACCACGACCGGGCATCTAACCGCAATGGATGCGAACGGCAATCCTGAAGCGTCGATGTTCTACGTTGCGTACATCGCGAAGAACAGAGGACCGTTCCCGCGTCCGGTCACCTTCTTCTATAACGGCGGCCCCGGGTCTTCGTCGATCTGGCTACGGCTCGGTTCATTTGCGCCAAGCAGAGTCGCGACGCCCGATCCGTACACGACCGGCTGGCCTAACTTCCCGCTCGTGGATAACGAAGAGAGTCTGATCGATACCACCGACATGGTCTTCATCGATCCTCCCGGCACCGGCTTCTCCGAAGCGGTGTTGCCCAACTCCAATCAGACGTTCTGGGGTGTCGATCAGGATGCCGGCGTGATGCGCGATTTCATCCTGCGCTATCTGGCGGTGAACCCGCGGCCTAATTCGCCTATCTATCTGTACGGCGAATCGTATGGCACGCCGCGTACCGATGTGCTCGCGCCATTGCTTCAACAGGCTGGCGTGAAGCTGACCGGGATCGTCCTGCAGTCGTGCATTCTCGACTACAACGATCAGTACCCAAGCACGTCGGACTTGCAGCGTGCTACCGACTACACGGTGTCGCTGTTGCCGGGCTATGCCGAAGTGGCTGCATTCTTCGGGCTGGTTACGCCGCCACCGCCGTTTGGTGTACAGGTAACACCGCCGCTACCGTGGCTGCGTAACTTCGCACAGATGATGCGCGACTTTTCGACTCGGGATTACGCGCAATTCCTGCCGTACGGACCGACCTTCCTCGGGCTCGCTAACCCACCGGTATTCCCGACGCCGGCGGTGTACACGCAACTCTCGGCGGAGAGCACCGTCAACGTCAGTGCGCTGACCGCTTACCTCGGGCCGAATCCGTTGAATACCGCACTGGTTCCCGGTTACACCATCGGCAGTTACGATGGTCGGGTTTCGGCGGCGAACAACAGCCCGATCATCGCCAGCGATTCCGATCCGTCGGATGCATTGATGTCCACGCCGTTCCCGATCATCCTGAACCAGCAACTGCCCAACTACCTGAAATACACCGCGCCGAATACGACCTACGTGACCTTGAGCGATACCGCCAACGAGAACTGGGACTTCAGCCACGGCGGCCTGGCGGAACCGGACACGATTCCCGATCTGCTGGCCGCACTGACGCTGAATCCGCATCTCAAGGTACTGGTTGAAAACGGCTACCACGATCTGGTCACACCGTTTTTCATGACCGAGAAGGATCTGGGGCGGCTAAAGAGTGTGAAGGGTATCCACCCGGATATTCAGGTCACGCACTATGCCGGCGGCCACATGATCTACCTGGAAGACACTTCGCGGCCGCACATGAAACGCGATCTGGTCAGCTACTACTATGGCTTCCCGATCGAAGGCGCAATGCGTTTCCACCAGTTGCCGAAACCCTGGTCTGACCAGCCACCGGCCGGCACGCCTTAA
- a CDS encoding PTS sugar transporter subunit IIA, translating into MRSFLGSRKGPLQPQARPTASRNVIIHVTLDEQHATPLRQALIRDCADQPWTIRIAPLPGTGRVRLSLYLPKTAVSGALQRVAHLAPAAELGQLLEVPDTPTSVWRGLMHAESPRDDIPAQPADSSANNEKGGDTLAQLITQDHVLLGLQATDKQRLFIELGRFFERHHGLSAAAVTAGLQTREALGSTGLGQGVAVPHGQIKGLRHALALYVRPATPISFDAPDGHPVTDMVVLLVPQWANSAHLRLLADVARHFCDHHFREQLHACVDARAVCHLFTGYCVLDDASHNVAGG; encoded by the coding sequence ATGCGGAGTTTCCTCGGAAGCCGCAAAGGCCCGCTTCAACCGCAAGCGCGTCCCACGGCAAGCCGCAACGTGATCATTCATGTAACGCTCGACGAGCAGCACGCCACGCCGTTACGTCAGGCATTGATCCGCGATTGCGCCGATCAGCCGTGGACCATCCGCATCGCCCCGTTGCCTGGAACAGGCCGCGTGCGGCTCTCGCTCTATCTGCCGAAAACAGCGGTGAGCGGCGCACTGCAGCGCGTTGCGCATCTGGCTCCAGCCGCCGAACTGGGGCAACTGCTGGAAGTGCCCGACACACCGACAAGCGTCTGGCGCGGCCTCATGCATGCCGAGTCGCCACGCGACGACATACCCGCTCAACCTGCCGACAGCAGCGCGAACAACGAGAAGGGCGGCGACACGCTCGCGCAACTGATCACCCAGGACCATGTGTTACTCGGGCTGCAAGCAACCGACAAACAAAGGCTCTTCATCGAACTCGGCCGTTTCTTCGAGCGGCACCACGGGTTATCGGCAGCAGCGGTGACGGCAGGTCTCCAGACACGCGAAGCGCTCGGCTCGACGGGACTGGGCCAGGGCGTGGCGGTGCCGCACGGGCAGATCAAGGGGCTACGCCACGCGCTGGCGTTATACGTGCGCCCCGCTACGCCGATTTCCTTCGACGCACCGGACGGTCACCCGGTGACCGATATGGTCGTGCTGCTCGTGCCGCAATGGGCGAACAGCGCGCATCTGCGTCTGCTGGCCGATGTCGCGCGGCACTTCTGCGATCATCATTTCCGCGAGCAGTTGCACGCCTGTGTCGATGCACGGGCCGTGTGTCATCTTTTCACCGGCTATTGCGTGCTGGACGATGCATCGCACAATGTAGCCGGCGGTTGA